From Chryseobacterium joostei, the proteins below share one genomic window:
- a CDS encoding glutaminyl-peptide cyclotransferase gives MKKNIIAGFAAILLLASCNKDKEILNTLNNYNNSMETKGYHFGDKLQLPKEVTENAESVTISFGDKETTDLTIDPKFFTLGDNAVTFNIKTKGGEVLNQDATINVFAKNPEKNISYQIVAEYPHDPKNFVQGFQAEGNTIYESDGQNGSSQILKYTLGTTTPLASTKQAAEDFSEGSTIVGDKVYQLTWQSKKGYIYDKSSLKLLSEFAYPNVLGEGWGLTYDGKNLIASDGSKLLYFLDPSDPSKLVKYIAVAGSAQAYDQLNELEYHNGFLYANVWQKPIILKINPANGEVVGTFDFTEIAKQNTKGSDDVLNGIAFKGENMLVTGKNWPKIYEVAIK, from the coding sequence ATGAAAAAAAATATAATAGCAGGTTTCGCAGCGATTTTATTACTGGCTTCTTGTAATAAGGATAAGGAGATTCTTAATACATTGAATAACTATAATAATTCAATGGAAACAAAAGGATATCACTTTGGTGATAAACTACAGCTTCCTAAAGAAGTGACAGAAAATGCAGAAAGTGTAACCATCAGCTTTGGAGATAAGGAAACAACAGATTTAACCATTGATCCGAAGTTTTTTACGCTAGGTGATAACGCGGTTACTTTTAATATCAAAACAAAAGGAGGAGAAGTATTGAACCAGGATGCGACAATCAATGTATTTGCAAAGAATCCTGAGAAAAATATTTCTTATCAGATTGTAGCAGAATATCCTCATGATCCGAAGAACTTTGTACAGGGCTTTCAGGCTGAGGGAAATACGATCTATGAAAGTGACGGACAAAACGGTTCTTCACAGATCTTAAAATATACATTGGGTACAACAACTCCGCTTGCTTCTACAAAGCAGGCTGCTGAGGATTTCTCTGAGGGAAGTACCATTGTAGGAGATAAAGTATATCAGTTGACATGGCAGAGTAAGAAAGGATATATTTATGATAAAAGCTCATTAAAACTCCTTTCAGAATTCGCTTATCCAAATGTATTGGGTGAAGGTTGGGGGCTAACGTACGACGGAAAAAACCTGATTGCATCGGACGGAAGTAAGCTTTTATATTTCCTTGATCCAAGTGATCCTTCAAAACTAGTTAAATACATTGCTGTTGCAGGAAGTGCTCAGGCCTATGATCAGTTAAACGAATTGGAATATCACAACGGATTTCTTTATGCCAACGTATGGCAAAAGCCAATCATCCTAAAAATTAATCCAGCTAACGGAGAAGTTGTAGGTACTTTTGACTTTACGGAAATTGCGAAGCAAAATACCAAGGGAAGTGATGATGTACTCAACGGAATTGCCTTTAAAGGAGAAAATATGCTGGTAACAGGTAAGAACTGGCCAAAGATTTATGAAGTTGCTATTAAATAA